TTCATTTGAATTTTGCTGTGTGGTACAGTGACTGTGGGCTAAACTTATTCTAATCACAATGCTCTGAATGCAAGTTATACCTggattttttaaacaaaaaattaggGTCTTAATGGAAAATCTTGGATATAATCTTACTGAAATAAGGGTTCCTACCTGCCTGAACAGCTTTTTGTATTCACGACAGGCAGTTTCCACAGTAAATTTTGTGCTAAATATGTTGCACAGTTTGGCTCCATAACCATTTCGCCCACCTGGAATTAGAAGGGAAACAGACTCATGTTATTACCTTTGGTCAAAACCATTTTGAAGAATTTCAGACTAACAGGAGTTCAGCCACTTCAGTGCAAAGAACAACAGGAAATAAGCAACAATATCCTACAAACTCAGTATGTGACTATAAATCCATATTTAATTATGATTAGCATTCAAAGAGAATTTTCCATGTTTGTACTGTCATTAATACAGAGCATGAAGGTATCTCTCTGGTGGACTCCAAACATCATTTTCAGTTCCATCAAGGGCCCCCTTCCCAATCTGATTTTGGTTCACACATTTTTATCCATCAAGCCGCTCATCTATTAACACATATTTGAGAGTCTTCCCTACCTGTAACTTTCTTTTCGTTGTCATCGTAGTTGCTGGATGTTAGCAGCTGTCCAAAGATAAGAGCAGGCACATAGACCTTCTCCACTTTGTGTTCAACAACTGGAATACCTTTCCCATTGTTCCATACGCTGATTGTGTTATTCTCTCTAGGTAGAAGAAAAAGGGTGTTTTTAAGGCTGCAAATGACTGAGCTATGGAACAAATGTCACACAAAAGCTCTGGGGAAAGGCCACCATTTCATTAAAAGCATATCTCTGCTGAGCAAGTGCAGAAATTGCCAGCAGAGGGAGAACAAGTCAACCAGAAAACTCAGCTGCAAAGAAACTGTCTATGAAATGGACCACCACACAACCAAATCCTCCATTTGTGCTCAGTGACAGAATACAGAGGTTAAGAGGAGGAGAACGGCCACAATAGAAAACAACCACAAAGCAGTCATTTCACAAGCCAGCACTCTAagagaccaaggcaaagaaaaagcctttcaCCAGAGTTGAGTTACTAGTCTAATTTGGATTGACCTCATGGCAGaggccaccaccaccaccaccaccccggCTTAAACAGCATCCATGTGAAAAAATACAATGTACTCATGTTGGGAAAGCAATGAAcagaaacaacccaaaacttACACATCAATTGTAACTTTAATGCATGTCATGTTTTTATCCCTCTGCTTGTTGTCTGCAGCATTGACTAGAATGGAAAGATTATTGTTATTATGTTGCATTATCAAGACAAAGCTATTAACTGATAGTGTTTCAGTTCAGCAGAATGAATGCAAAAACTCAATACAATGTTATTAACAACCATCTTGGCATGCAAGTATGTTGCAAGTTAAAGATGAGTACAAGTTAAAATGAGAAGTCTGGGATGAATTACATCAGTTTTGTTAAGTGTGCCATCATCCCACCAACAGCTTGCTAGTAACTAATGGAAGGACTTCAGCGTCCAATATCTCCAAGCACAAACCACACACCCTGCAACCACCATCCATCGAACTGTGCTACAGACATTAGCTGGTCAACAAGGCAACTAGATAAAAGTAGACTTGCATTTCTTAGCTATTAGACATTCAGCACCCATTAATCGACCCCGAACCACTGACTCAACAGACAGGCCTCCTTACCTAGAATCTCATCAAAGATCTTGTACAAGCCAGGCACAAAGGTCACATCTCTGCAGTTGAGGCCCACGTCCTCATCGAAAACCCACATTTGCtgaaaagaaggcaagaaaCCCATGAGTCCTTGGGCACACCTCCACTTGCGTGCCCTGGGCTTGCAAAGCCGGAGTTTTGCGCTGTACAAACCAACGCTTTGTGCTTTATAAGCAGATATTAATGACTTCCTGCCTGCACCGAGGAGCTCGGGCGGCTTAGCCCCAACCCCGCACCTGGGTGACCGTCTCCACGGAGCCGATGTAGGTGTCGGGCCGGAGCAGGATGTGCTCCAGCTGCGTCTTCTTCTGGTAGATGTGCTCCACCGAAAGCGTCTTCTTGACGCCATCGCCCTTCTGCACCCGGAGGTTCCCGTCCGCGGGctgctcgggggggggggggagagagagagcgCGGCAGTGAGGGGCAGCGGGAGCCGGGGGGCTCAGGTCGGAGGTGGGGAGGAGGCGAGGAGCGTGCCCGGGAGGGGGGACCGCGACACGGAGCCAAGGGAGCGGGAAGGACCCCGGGGGATCTGAGGGGACCGGCGGCGGGGAGAGACCTCGAGGGGCgcgggggagaggaggggagcgCGGAGGAAGCCGAAGCCGTGCGGGGAAGGGGCTCCTCGGGGCGGAGGGGGCCGAGGCGGGGGCACGCACCCTGAGGGGCGCCgggtgctcctgcagctccatgaTGGCGGCGGCGCGGCTGAGCGGCGGCGGTCCCAACCGCCCGCGGGCTTTCAAACCTCCGTTTAGCCCGCCGAAACCCTCCGCCAATCACCGCCCGCGGCTCCCCTGAGCTCCACCAATCGCAGCGGGAAGGCGGGGACATGGGTGGTGCCTCAGCTTCCCCCTCTGGCCAGTCAGAAACGCGCAGCGCGTTCAAACCAGCCACTCAGAAGGGAGAGCTGCGGGACGGGCAGGGGAGTCTGCTAATAGGAGGGTTCTGCCTGCCCGGGCTCTGCCTGCCCGGTTGCTGTTGGCACGCACCGGTGCCATACTGGGACCCACCGGTGCCATACTGGGACGCACCGGTGCCGTACTGGGACCCACTGGTGCCGTACTGGGACTCACTGGTGCCATACTGGGACGCACTGGTCACGCTCcgggagcacagcactgcctcTGGGACAGGCACCGGCGCTGTGCCCCATGTGTGTACCCAGCAGTGCTGGTATCACTGGAGTCCCGTTCCACGGCTTCAGTGTCCCTATGGTGTCCCTGTCCCCCCATTTGTGCTGGTCCCAAAGCCCACGGGTGGCCCCAGaccctctcccccttccccaggctgGCTGCAGCGTGATCCCCATTGCcccttgctgcagcaggagatgTCCCCCCCCCAGTAACAGCACGCTGGGTATCATCCAAGCCCCAGCGTTTTGCATCTTTATTTCCAGAGCAGTGGCAGCATTCCCTTTGCCGGAGCTGCAGGGACGCAGCCGGGCACAGACCAGGGATGCACGGGGTTGGCACAACCTGTGATGAGCCCGGCTGCACGCTTGGCATCCTCTCGATGCTCTCACCTGGCTCCAGCGCTGCACTTCTCCCTCCCATATCCTCACCCGCAGGACAAGGAGAAGCCGCCCGGAGCGTGCAGCCGGAGATCACCGGTGCCACGGTGCCGGCATCACCACATGTGCCGGTAGGGAAAGGCCACCTCCACGCAGAGCACCACCAGCGCCTCGGAGCAGTTGTGCCGCTGCCCAGCCAGGAGCCTGCCCTCGTCCAACGCGGCGGCCAGGCCCTGCCCGGTGCCGGAGCTGCGCCAGCCCTGGCAATCCCGCTTGCGGGCTTGGCTGCCCCGTGGCGTGGATCCGTGCCAGGCCAGCGCCCGGGGCCTGCGGGCAGGGATGGGGGTGAGAAAGGCTGGGGCACCCCCTCCAGCTCTTTGCATCTGTGCGAGCATCAGGAGCAGGGGGACCCGTGCGGACCCCCCCGGTGCGGGTGCATTCATTCAGGGTTACCCGGCTGGTGCCCACCAGACTCACCAGAGAGGATCCGTCAGGACATTGCCCCCGTTGAAGGAGTAGATGGGGCCCCGCAGCGTGGCACTGGTCTGACCCTCAAAGAGGGAGCTCCAGGACTTGGCCAGGAGCTGCCCCTGTGGGCACAAGCAGTGGCACTGAGCTGGTGGCCGGGGGCTAAGGCGATGCCACGTGTGGGCAATAACTCGCCCTCCGCTCCTCCGAGCTCCCCATAACACAAGTGCTGAGCACGGCCAGGGTGCAGCAGCCCCATGGGGGACAGGGGTACCTGCCTTCAGGTTGACGATAGGGAGGTTCCTGTCCGTCCTCTTGACGATGGAGACTAAGTCCTGCGTAGGGGCTGACAGGAACGCCCGGAAAGTGCCGTAGAGCTGAGCCTCCTGGGACTGCCGGTAGCACTGCAGGTCCGCACCGCGGAGCCCGCTCATGTCACCGGTGAGGGGCACGTTCAGCGCGGCCAGGCGGAGCTGGGGGGAAAGCAGGGAGGCTTGGGCATGGCTGGGATTTGGGGTCTCTGTTCTCCCTTCCCAAGAGGGTGTGAGGGGCTGCCCGGGCATGGAAAGGTccccccagcacctctgcccAGAGCTGGGCATCGCTTACTGATGGGATCCGTGGGGCGATGGTggtgggcaggggctggggcatCTCTTGTCCCCCTTCCTTCTGCACCTGCAATAACACAGCTCAGGTCAGCCCAGGGACATCCATCCCTCTGCCAAGGGTGCAGCCCAACACCACCCCAGGCTCTGCGTGTGCGCTGCCCTGCAGGTACCCCATCTCCATGGCACAAGGACCTGCTGCAGGGCTCACCAGTGAGTCCATTGGGGTCAGCGCAGGCGGTGCCGTGTCAGAACCTTTTGTCTGCACCCGCTTTGCCTCCTGAATGCAAAGGAGAGGACAGTCCCACAGGAGCCTGTCTCCCCCCCTGGCCAACAAAGGAGGGCTCTATCCCCTCGATGGGTACGCGCACCCCTCACCTGGTACCGTGGGGTGGAAGCAGAGGGGTCATCACCAGCAAAAAGCGACTTTGAATCCTCCAGCTGCTCAAAGCAATGAGCAGAGCGATGGGTTAGGGGGGAACCAGCTCCTTCCCAGGTCTCTGCTGCCCCAGTGACAAATccagctgccagggctggatcctgcccccCCCAACCCTATGAGGGCCCTCAAGGGGTGTGCTCGGTACCAGGAGGCGGCTCCAGCCGGTGGGGGTCCGGAGGAAGGCGCTGCTCCCTTCCCGCACATAGACCAGGCTCCCCTCGGGCACGGCGCTGCCCGACTTCAGCATCAGCTCCTTGGTCCTGAAGACCCACATCTGGCGCTGGGGGATGGAGGGGGTCATGGCTCAGGGTCATGGCCCAGCTGCTGTGCATGGGGCAGCCGGACAGGCTGGGGGTGCTCGACTATGGCCGCGGGCAGGACCAACCTGGAGATCGACACGGGAGTCCAGCGGCTCCGTCCGAGGGACGTCGGCACCTGGAGAGGGTTGGGGGTTATGAGGCATCCCTGTGCAGGGGCTGGATGCtctctgcagggatgctggtaCTGGGAGCCGGGAGGGAGAGCCAGCTGCGGTGCTGGGGACCCCAGGAAGGGAGGCAAGACTTGATAAAAGGTGGTTCCACAGAGGATGGAGCACTGGAAACACCTGGGAAATGGCCTCACCTTCTGTCCAGCCTGCATCCGAGGCTGCCTGCAGAGGCAAGTGGGGCCCGTTACTGGTGTTGGGCACTAGAACACCCTTCCCGGTGCATGGGGAGGGGACAGGGTCTCTCCTGGGGACAGCAAGGCTGTGTCTTACCGGCTGCTTGCAGGGCTGCTGGGCACGGATGGGGTAAACCCTCTGGAAGCAAAGAGAGGTGGGTTTGTGGGGAGCCCCCCGTGCTGTGCATGCTCACACGTGTGCGTGCTCTGGCACAGGCAcatgcacagccagggctgcacCTTACATTGAGGTAGAGGAGTCCTGGTGCTCCGGGGGGACCAGGGGGCCCGGGGGGGCCGGGGTTCCCAGGGGGACCTCGAAGACCCTGCAGCAGATCAGTGTGGAGGTTGGGCTGGGCTGTTTTGGTGCTGCCTTTTGGGGGGGCAGCTATAAGACACCCCATTGCTGCCCCTCATCCTTCccacttccttcccctcccaggGCTGCCCCCCCGGGGCTGAGGCAGCACACAGACACGAGCCAGGCAGTGTCTCTCACATGGGGAATGATTGCTCCGTAAATCTCCGTCTCCTCTttgctgccctgcagagaaagagagaagattGAGATGATCTCCATCCTCCCGCTCTCCATCCTCCATCTCTCCGAACCAGCTGGGGCTGTGAGCCCTGGGGACCTGCCAGTGGGGCACACAGAGCCCTTGGGCACCCCTTGCCATGATCCCCATGATCCCTGAGGACTCACCGTCTGGTACCCATTGATGGGCACCCAGGAGCCGGCCTGGCTGccggtgctggggaagggggggtggCCTGGTTTGCACCCATGTTCCCCATAGCAGCACCCCTGGGTGAGACACAGAAAAGGCACAATTATATGCTGTGATGGGGATGCTGCATGTGTGCATGGGGGTACTGCATGCTTGCACGGGGGTGCACACATGTGCACTGCATGCACTGCATTGCAGTGTGACTCTCCAGTCCCTCCTCCCTGTGCCCCAGCCCGCCTGGGGACCCCAGTGGTGCCACTGGGGGAGTGAAGGTTGGGGCTGCCCATAGAGAGGGCGGTGGGGAGCGGAGGCAGCACTCGTGGCTCAGGGGTTCACATTCAGGTTGTGAGGATGGGGCCCACCCCCTGCACCAGTGCCTGTGGCTACTAACCCGCTCTCCAGGGTCGCCCTTTTCTCcctggaaggaaagcagagaggtCCTGTTGGTGCCCAGCTCTGGGGGTACAGTCACAGCCCCCCTGCTCAGCGCTGTGCCTCACCCCACCGGGTGACACCCGCCATGGAACTCTTTGGTTTTGACACCAGCACCGGGGAGCAGCGCGGCCGATGCTGTCCCCATGCCCCAGGTGCCAACACCATCACTCGCAGTGCCCTGGCTCACCTTGGGGCCCGGTGGCCCGGCTGATCCATGGTGCCCTGCGTGGCGCAGGTCGCACTGGAAGGAGAGCATGCGCCAGGGTGAGCATGGTGTAGGTCCCCGAGCACCTGCAGCCCCGGGACCGACCCCCTACTCACCCTGTAGTCCCCCGGTGGACCTGGTGGCCCCATGGGCCCAGGCATGCCTGGGGCGCCGGTCTCTCCGGTCCGGCCAGGGTTCCCTGGCATGCCCGGCAGTCCATATTCACCCTTCTCACCCTGCCAGCGTACATGGGGTGGTGAGTGTAGGGGCTTAGCACCCCGGACCCatagcagcagggctggggcagagcaagTTGCTCACGGTCCATCCCCATTCCGCTGCCTCTGAGCTCCTGCAGTGCCATGGACAGGCTGGGCTCGGACCCCCTTACCTTTAGTCCAGGGAATCCTGGCTCCCCTCGGAGCCCTGGTTTGCCAGGAAGTGATGTAGGTCCTGTGGGACCGGGGGGTCCTTCGTGCCCAGGCACCCCGGGGGGACCTTGGGGCCCTGGGAGCCCTGGTGCCCCGGGGGGCCCATCTGTTCCAGCCAAGCCTGGAGATCCCGGAGCTCCTTCAGCCCCAGGGAAACCAGGGGGTCCCACAGCCCCAGGCGGGCCGGGGGGTCCTGGCTGCCCATCCCGCCCAGGGACCCCTGGGGGGCCTTCGTGGCCTGGGTAGCCTGGGGGTCCAGGCAGCCCGGGGGGACCTGGGGGTCCCGGGTTTCCCACCGGGCTGGATGATCCCAGCTGCTGTTGGGTTGGAGTTAGTGAATGGCACCATCCCATCCCCTattcccatcccctgctcccatCCGCTATTCCCATCCCCTattcccatcccctgctcccatcccctgAGCTGCCCACGGCCATGGGCCCCagccctccccatccctgctgggcATTGACACCACTGTCAGGCCCCCCACCCTGGCATCAACCTGCCCGAGCGCTCACCTCGTTCTCCGATCCCTTGGGAAGGGAGGCAGGTGCAGGCTGGCTCCTGGCTCCCCAAGTGCCTGGGGGTCCCGGGGGTCCCGGAGGACCTGGGGGACCCCGGGGCCCCTGGTGACCCGGCTGCCCTGGGCTGCCGGacttccctctctccccagaGAGCCCCGGCCGGCCTCTCTCCCCCGGGGATCCTCGGTCGCCTTTCTCTCCCTGTTTGGAAAAGACAGAGCCTGGCTCCGGCTCCTGGTGCTCTCCTCCATCAGCGCCCACAGCAGGGACCTGCTGCCCCCTGCCAGGGGACACGCGCGCTCCCCCCCACCCAGACCCCGAGGCAAGAACCCAAATAGGAGCAGAAAGCATTGTGCACGGCCAAAAGGGCCTCAGGATTCCTCCCGgtgtgtccctatgggtccctgcGCCCCCgtgtgtccctatgggtccctgtGCCCCCatgtgtccctatgggtccctgtGCCCCCGTGTGTCCCCGGGGAGAATGACAGCACCTTGGGGCCGGGGGGGCCGGGAGGGCCGGGGAGCACGGGGCAGACGCAGCCGGAGCCGTTGTGCATCTGGAGAGGGAGAGCGCGGTGAGGTGCGGGCTGGGAGCCCGGCTGCAGGGTGCGGGGTGGGTGCCCTGCGCCCCGCTCACCTGCATAGCAGGATCCACCTCTGGGGCTGGGGGCACCCGCCGGGGCAGCCCCTTTGCTGTTGTCTGTGTGGAGGAGAGAAGGGGCCGAGTCTGAGACCCCTGAGCACCGTCCCCCTCCCCTGCAGCACCgtccccatcctgccctgccAGCCCACATCCCCCAGAGCCCCCCCACGCGGGGGCACATCCCGGGCTGCCCCTCGCAGCCCCGCTGGGGATCAGGGCCCTCCACCACCTTGATCTGCAGGAACTCCTCTTCCTCCGCGCTCCCCTCGAAGATCGCCGGGGTGACCGTGGGTCGCTGCTGCGGGGATGGATGGACAGGGAGTGCTCAGTGTGAGGCTTGGGGGGCATGAAGGACCCCTCCACAGCCATGGCTGCCTGGAGAGCGGGTGGGGGCTCAGCACATCGCCGCCGTGGGGCTGTGCCATGTGCGGGGACACCGGGAGCTGCCACAGCTCCTTCCCATGGGACAGAGGAGGCTGAGCCGCGGCCGGAGCAGGGCACGTTGCGCTGCCCGGGCTGTGTGTGCAGCAGGGCACAGGTAAGGGGAAGGACGGTGCAAGGAGCCCTGCAGAGGCTGGGGGGGTTCGGGAGAGCTGGAGGAACTGTGGGGGGGGACGACACCCTGTCCGGGGAAAGGCACCTGGCCTCGTGTGCGTGGTGGGGCATGGCCAAGACCCTTCCCTGCCCCCCTGGCGAGGGGTTCCCGACGTCTGGGGGCTGTTGCCAGCGGGGGTTTGCTCAGCAGCATCTTCCGAGTGGGCTCCACGGCATCTCTGTCTGCAGGAGCAAAGGGGTGATGGGGTGGGAAGTGGTGGGGTAGCCACAGCAGCCCTGGGCCCCAGCGCTCCACACTTCACCCTCCAGCCTTATGTCAGAAGTTCCCCTCTTTGCTGGGGTGCAGGAGCCAGGGATGAAGGGAAGCCGTGCCCTGCCCCTCCATACCTACCTTCCTCCCCATCCAGCATGGGCGCTGTAGGGCTGGTGCCTGGGTCCGGGGTGGTGTCGTCCAAGCCCAGGGGATAAAACCACTGGGCCGTGGCAAAGGGCAGGCGCCCGGCCAGCATCCAGAGgatgcagagcacagggaagaggtgctgggggctgccGGACCCCATGCCGCTGCCTCGGGGCCGGGCTGCCCAGGCTGGGGGTCCTGTGCTCATCCCGCTCgcctgtgctgcctgctcccgGCACCCGCGGTTATCACAGCGGCCCCCCCGCGGCCCGACACGCCCCTTGCCCGCCCCGGCACCCGCACCTACGGGCCGCATCCGGCGGGGGCTCAGCACCAACATGGCCAGGAGTGAGGGGGGGCAGCCGGGAACCACGGGGAAGGGAGCCAGGGCCGGGAGGAGCTGACGGAACCAAGGCGAGGGCGGGCTGGGGAGGGGATGCTGCCTGGAAATGGGGAGGAAAACCAGCGAGGAGGGGGCTGGCTGAGAGCAAGGGGCATTGACCGCGGCGAGCAGTCGGGTGCTCTGCAGGgactgctggtgctggtgcctggAGGGGACTCGAGACTCAGGGGACTTGGGGGTCAGTggggctgagccctggggacagggaagttgtggatgtCCTGCAGCATATGTGATACTTGTGCCCTGTGGTGTGTGCAGTCATCGTGTCCACAGTGGGTGCAAAGAGCCCTGCGGGTCAGTGGCTCCATCAGGGCCACCTCGTTTGGGGGTCTCCAGCTGACTCCTAGACCCCCTTCTGCCACTGCCTTGCGCTAACCTGCAGCCTCTCCCCAGGCTCCAGACCCTGCTGGGGCAAGTGGAAGAAAGGCAACAGCCAGGCTGGGCCCCAGCAGCCTTGGGGACCCCAAAGAGCCACTGAGGTAGGGgaagctgtgctgggagctcCAAGAGCCCTGGGGCCAGGGGCAgggggagctgggctgcacCAAGCACCGTGCACTGAGCTCTGTGCACTGGGCATCAACCACCATCCACAGGGCACCCTCCttggctgcagggctgtgatcgGGGAGAGGGGCAGCATGGCTGTGGGTGCCCCCGCTCAGCCCCCCTCTCTTTGGCAGGATGGTGCTGGGACGGGGACCTGGAGGAGCACAGCGAGAGCATCCCTGTGCCCTGCACACGCTGCAGACACAACAGTCTCCGCAGTGGGCGCTCGGCGCTGCCAAGGCCTGATAAAGTGTCGCGGGGCTGGGCACATGTTTGGGTTTGGTCCCTGCTTGGACACTGTCAAGGCTGATGCCTCTGCTCCGAGTCATGgccactgcagcactgccaggcagggcaggggctccGGAGCAGCACCCGGTGCTGCTGCCTTGCAATGCCCCTGTGGCAgatgggagaggaaaagaggggCTGGGATGCATGGGGGACACAGACCCTGCCTGCCTGTGTCCCGCTGGCACACTTGGTGCTTCCCGATTCACATGCACAGGAGAGAGATGGTCCTGGGAGCTCTTGCAGTCAGTGCCACCAGTGCTGGCACTCCAGCCCCAAGATACCAGTTTGAGCACTGGATGAGATGAGTTCAGGGTTCTCAGCCTGAGCCCTAATCCTCTCATCCCACTCACTACACCGAGCCCCACACCAGGCCCCGCAGCAAGACCCAGTGTCTGGGTATTTAATGACTGTTAATCACCATGTACATGGTGCAGGGCACAGTTACAAGCCCCAGCAAACCT
The DNA window shown above is from Lathamus discolor isolate bLatDis1 chromosome 20, bLatDis1.hap1, whole genome shotgun sequence and carries:
- the LOC136024132 gene encoding collagen alpha-1(I) chain-like isoform X4; translation: MRPVGAGAGAGKGRVGPRGGRCDNRGCREQAAQASGMSTGPPAWAARPRGSGMGSGSPQHLFPVLCILWMLAGRLPFATAQWFYPLGLDDTTPDPGTSPTAPMLDGEEDRDAVEPTRKMLLSKPPLATAPRRREPLARGAGKGLGHAPPRTRGQQRPTVTPAIFEGSAEEEEFLQIKTTAKGLPRRVPPAPEVDPAMQMHNGSGCVCPVLPGPPGPPGPKGEKGDRGSPGERGRPGLSGERGKSGSPGQPGHQGPRGPPGPPGPPGPPGTWGARSQPAPASLPKGSENEQLGSSSPVGNPGPPGPPGLPGPPGYPGHEGPPGVPGRDGQPGPPGPPGAVGPPGFPGAEGAPGSPGLAGTDGPPGAPGLPGPQGPPGVPGHEGPPGPTGPTSLPGKPGLRGEPGFPGLKGEKGEYGLPGMPGNPGRTGETGAPGMPGPMGPPGPPGDYRCDLRHAGHHGSAGPPGPKGEKGDPGERGCCYGEHGCKPGHPPFPSTGSQAGSWVPINGYQTGSKEETEIYGAIIPHGLRGPPGNPGPPGPPGPPGAPGLLYLNRVYPIRAQQPCKQPAASDAGWTEGADVPRTEPLDSRVDLQRQMWVFRTKELMLKSGSAVPEGSLVYVREGSSAFLRTPTGWSRLLLEDSKSLFAGDDPSASTPRYQVQKEGGQEMPQPLPTTIAPRIPSLRLAALNVPLTGDMSGLRGADLQCYRQSQEAQLYGTFRAFLSAPTQDLVSIVKRTDRNLPIVNLKGQLLAKSWSSLFEGQTSATLRGPIYSFNGGNVLTDPLWPRALAWHGSTPRGSQARKRDCQGWRSSGTGQGLAAALDEGRLLAGQRHNCSEALVVLCVEVAFPYRHMW
- the LOC136024132 gene encoding collagen alpha-1(I) chain-like isoform X1 — encoded protein: MRPVGAGAGAGKGRVGPRGGRCDNRGCREQAAQASGMSTGPPAWAARPRGSGMGSGSPQHLFPVLCILWMLAGRLPFATAQWFYPLGLDDTTPDPGTSPTAPMLDGEEDRDAVEPTRKMLLSKPPLATAPRRREPLARGAGKGLGHAPPRTRGQQRPTVTPAIFEGSAEEEEFLQIKTTAKGLPRRVPPAPEVDPAMQMHNGSGCVCPVLPGPPGPPGPKGEKGDRGSPGERGRPGLSGERGKSGSPGQPGHQGPRGPPGPPGPPGPPGTWGARSQPAPASLPKGSENEQLGSSSPVGNPGPPGPPGLPGPPGYPGHEGPPGVPGRDGQPGPPGPPGAVGPPGFPGAEGAPGSPGLAGTDGPPGAPGLPGPQGPPGVPGHEGPPGPTGPTSLPGKPGLRGEPGFPGLKGEKGEYGLPGMPGNPGRTGETGAPGMPGPMGPPGPPGDYRCDLRHAGHHGSAGPPGPKGEKGDPGERGCCYGEHGCKPGHPPFPSTGSQAGSWVPINGYQTGSKEETEIYGAIIPHGLRGPPGNPGPPGPPGPPGAPGLLYLNRVYPIRAQQPCKQPAASDAGWTEGADVPRTEPLDSRVDLQRQMWVFRTKELMLKSGSAVPEGSLVYVREGSSAFLRTPTGWSRLLLEDSKSLFAGDDPSASTPRYQEAKRVQTKGSDTAPPALTPMDSLVQKEGGQEMPQPLPTTIAPRIPSLRLAALNVPLTGDMSGLRGADLQCYRQSQEAQLYGTFRAFLSAPTQDLVSIVKRTDRNLPIVNLKGQLLAKSWSSLFEGQTSATLRGPIYSFNGGNVLTDPLWPRALAWHGSTPRGSQARKRDCQGWRSSGTGQGLAAALDEGRLLAGQRHNCSEALVVLCVEVAFPYRHMW
- the LOC136024132 gene encoding collagen alpha-1(I) chain-like isoform X2 — its product is MRPVGAGAGAGKGRVGPRGGRCDNRGCREQAAQASGMSTGPPAWAARPRGSGMGSGSPQHLFPVLCILWMLAGRLPFATAQWFYPLGLDDTTPDPGTSPTAPMLDGEEDRDAVEPTRKMLLSKPPLATAPRRREPLARGAGKGLGHAPPRTRGQQRPTVTPAIFEGSAEEEEFLQIKTTAKGLPRRVPPAPEVDPAMQMHNGSGCVCPVLPGPPGPPGPKGEKGDRGSPGERGRPGLSGERGKSGSPGQPGHQGPRGPPGPPGPPGPPGTWGARSQPAPASLPKGSENELGSSSPVGNPGPPGPPGLPGPPGYPGHEGPPGVPGRDGQPGPPGPPGAVGPPGFPGAEGAPGSPGLAGTDGPPGAPGLPGPQGPPGVPGHEGPPGPTGPTSLPGKPGLRGEPGFPGLKGEKGEYGLPGMPGNPGRTGETGAPGMPGPMGPPGPPGDYRCDLRHAGHHGSAGPPGPKGEKGDPGERGCCYGEHGCKPGHPPFPSTGSQAGSWVPINGYQTGSKEETEIYGAIIPHGLRGPPGNPGPPGPPGPPGAPGLLYLNRVYPIRAQQPCKQPAASDAGWTEGADVPRTEPLDSRVDLQRQMWVFRTKELMLKSGSAVPEGSLVYVREGSSAFLRTPTGWSRLLLEDSKSLFAGDDPSASTPRYQEAKRVQTKGSDTAPPALTPMDSLVQKEGGQEMPQPLPTTIAPRIPSLRLAALNVPLTGDMSGLRGADLQCYRQSQEAQLYGTFRAFLSAPTQDLVSIVKRTDRNLPIVNLKGQLLAKSWSSLFEGQTSATLRGPIYSFNGGNVLTDPLWPRALAWHGSTPRGSQARKRDCQGWRSSGTGQGLAAALDEGRLLAGQRHNCSEALVVLCVEVAFPYRHMW
- the LOC136024132 gene encoding collagen alpha-2(VIII) chain-like isoform X3 translates to MRPVGAGAGAGKGRVGPRGGRCDNRGCREQAAQASGMSTGPPAWAARPRGSGMGSGSPQHLFPVLCILWMLAGRLPFATAQWFYPLGLDDTTPDPGTSPTAPMLDGEEDRDAVEPTRKMLLSKPPLATAPRRREPLARGAGKGLGHAPPRTRGQQRPTVTPAIFEGSAEEEEFLQIKMHNGSGCVCPVLPGPPGPPGPKGEKGDRGSPGERGRPGLSGERGKSGSPGQPGHQGPRGPPGPPGPPGPPGTWGARSQPAPASLPKGSENEQLGSSSPVGNPGPPGPPGLPGPPGYPGHEGPPGVPGRDGQPGPPGPPGAVGPPGFPGAEGAPGSPGLAGTDGPPGAPGLPGPQGPPGVPGHEGPPGPTGPTSLPGKPGLRGEPGFPGLKGEKGEYGLPGMPGNPGRTGETGAPGMPGPMGPPGPPGDYRCDLRHAGHHGSAGPPGPKGEKGDPGERGCCYGEHGCKPGHPPFPSTGSQAGSWVPINGYQTGSKEETEIYGAIIPHGLRGPPGNPGPPGPPGPPGAPGLLYLNRVYPIRAQQPCKQPAASDAGWTEGADVPRTEPLDSRVDLQRQMWVFRTKELMLKSGSAVPEGSLVYVREGSSAFLRTPTGWSRLLLEDSKSLFAGDDPSASTPRYQEAKRVQTKGSDTAPPALTPMDSLVQKEGGQEMPQPLPTTIAPRIPSLRLAALNVPLTGDMSGLRGADLQCYRQSQEAQLYGTFRAFLSAPTQDLVSIVKRTDRNLPIVNLKGQLLAKSWSSLFEGQTSATLRGPIYSFNGGNVLTDPLWPRALAWHGSTPRGSQARKRDCQGWRSSGTGQGLAAALDEGRLLAGQRHNCSEALVVLCVEVAFPYRHMW